Proteins encoded in a region of the Dehalococcoidales bacterium genome:
- a CDS encoding histidinol-phosphate transaminase produces MPLRPRPEIEKLKVPPHGGINYAELRALGISPDELLDFSVNANPFPAPAGVREALSAIAVERYPDSEATEVRDCLACKLEVAPGNILVGNGALELIRLLTLAYLGTGDPVLVLEPTFSEYKVASQIAGAEVIDQGGVAEEGFLPLIHGTVDLLRKHHPRLIFICNPNNPAGWYLTRREIERVLDNCGDGLLILDEAYISFTDGRWSSVDLIARGNVVIIRSMTKDYALAGLRLGYALAHGNIIDVLRRVMPPWNVNIAAQKAGIAALEDADYYARCWQEVQRAKRFLMAELDRTGFPPVPSKANFFLVKVGNAGKFRSALLKHGILVRDCTSFGLPRYVRIAPRTLPECQKLMTTMKEMLAAGEL; encoded by the coding sequence TTGCCGTTACGACCTAGACCGGAGATAGAAAAGCTGAAAGTCCCTCCCCACGGCGGAATCAACTACGCCGAGTTGAGAGCTTTGGGAATCAGCCCAGACGAGCTTCTTGATTTCAGTGTTAACGCTAATCCGTTCCCGGCGCCTGCGGGAGTGAGAGAGGCGCTGAGTGCTATCGCCGTTGAGCGCTATCCTGATTCTGAGGCTACTGAGGTCAGGGACTGTCTTGCCTGCAAGCTGGAGGTGGCGCCGGGCAATATTCTGGTCGGAAATGGCGCTCTGGAACTGATTCGTCTTCTCACCCTGGCTTACCTCGGCACTGGAGACCCGGTCCTGGTTCTGGAGCCAACCTTTAGCGAATATAAGGTCGCCAGCCAGATTGCCGGAGCGGAGGTGATCGATCAGGGAGGAGTGGCTGAAGAAGGTTTCCTCCCCTTAATACACGGGACGGTTGACCTGCTGCGGAAGCATCACCCCCGGCTTATCTTTATTTGTAATCCCAATAATCCCGCCGGCTGGTACCTCACCCGGCGGGAAATTGAACGGGTTCTGGACAACTGCGGGGATGGACTGCTCATCCTGGATGAGGCTTACATCTCTTTCACGGACGGGAGATGGTCATCGGTTGACCTGATTGCCCGTGGTAACGTAGTTATTATCCGTTCGATGACCAAGGACTATGCCCTGGCCGGACTGCGCCTCGGTTATGCCCTGGCTCACGGAAACATCATCGATGTCCTGCGCCGCGTTATGCCGCCGTGGAATGTCAATATTGCGGCCCAGAAAGCCGGTATCGCTGCCCTGGAGGACGCTGATTACTATGCGAGGTGCTGGCAGGAAGTTCAGCGGGCAAAGCGGTTCCTGATGGCGGAGCTTGACCGGACTGGCTTTCCCCCGGTACCATCAAAGGCGAATTTCTTCCTGGTCAAAGTGGGTAATGCCGGAAAATTCCGCTCCGCTTTACTAAAACATGGTATCCTGGTGCGCGACTGTACCTCTTTTGGCTTGCCCCGGTATGTCCGTATTGCTCCTCGCACCTTGCCCGAATGCCAGAAACTCATGACCACCATGAAGGAAATGCTGGCTGCGGGAGAGTTGTAA
- a CDS encoding cobalamin biosynthesis protein, giving the protein MDTLAVFFVALVIDLVLGEPPRPIHPVVWMGRVTSFLEKGGWGRSPRRQFVYGAGMTLFLIGLFAAAVYLSLFYLRSLSAVAYVVVGAVLLKSTFSLRELRRAAIRIKRLLLGNRLNEARYELRSLVSRDTADLSEPMVVSAAIESVAENIVDSFVAPLFYFLLFGVPGAVAYRVVNTLDAMIGYHGKYEYLGKFACRLDDVLNFIPARVTVLLLVLASFLSGRDARAAWRVALNEHSRTESPNAGWTMAATAGALNVQLVKVGHYRLGAAAAPLVPQTIDDALRLMLISMLSWAGICFAAGVIRFAVTT; this is encoded by the coding sequence ATGGATACTTTAGCGGTATTTTTTGTTGCCCTGGTTATTGACCTGGTTCTGGGGGAGCCGCCCCGCCCCATTCACCCCGTGGTCTGGATGGGGCGGGTTACTTCATTCCTGGAGAAGGGTGGCTGGGGTCGGTCACCCCGCAGGCAGTTTGTCTATGGGGCCGGGATGACACTGTTCCTTATCGGGCTATTTGCGGCGGCTGTCTATCTGTCCCTTTTTTATCTGCGTAGTCTCAGCGCAGTGGCTTATGTTGTTGTCGGGGCGGTGCTGCTGAAGTCAACCTTTTCCCTCCGGGAGCTGCGGCGGGCAGCCATCAGGATTAAGAGGCTGCTCCTTGGTAACAGATTGAACGAGGCACGCTATGAGCTGCGCTCACTGGTCAGCCGTGATACTGCTGATCTATCGGAGCCAATGGTGGTGTCGGCGGCCATCGAATCAGTGGCGGAAAATATTGTGGATAGCTTTGTGGCTCCCCTGTTCTATTTTTTGCTCTTTGGCGTCCCCGGCGCCGTTGCCTACCGGGTGGTCAATACCCTGGATGCCATGATTGGTTATCATGGAAAATACGAGTATCTGGGTAAGTTTGCCTGCCGGCTTGATGACGTGCTCAATTTTATCCCGGCCCGGGTGACTGTGCTCCTCCTGGTCCTGGCGAGTTTTCTATCGGGAAGGGATGCCCGGGCTGCCTGGCGGGTTGCCCTCAATGAGCACTCCAGGACGGAAAGTCCGAATGCCGGCTGGACGATGGCGGCGACGGCGGGCGCGCTCAATGTACAGCTGGTGAAGGTGGGGCACTACCGGCTGGGAGCCGCCGCTGCCCCGCTGGTGCCGCAGACAATTGATGACGCCCTGAGACTGATGTTAATATCTATGCTGTCCTGGGCGGGAATATGTTTTGCAGCAGGAGTGATTCGCTTTGCCGTTACGACCTAG
- a CDS encoding cobalamin-binding protein → MKIGRFVFWIVLSGLIFVVAAGCQPGFQPESYTDDAGRMVNIAESPQRIISHVPSITEIIFAIGLEERVVGVSEYCDYPEEAKRTEKVGSFSKPSVEKIVDLEPDLVLTNGGDEQLMAQFDSLGITYLVIDPEDIDSILRDIELLGKVTGVEKQAGELVADMRGRISRVADKVKGAPSVRVFYTFAVTDLNNPWTAGPGSFIDSLIAMSGAENIAAVVQSPYAKLSIEEIVSSDPEVIILGIRHGYLPETTVEQLREHPVWRQITAVKQGRVYTVDGDLLNRPGPRIVQGLEEIARFIHPELFE, encoded by the coding sequence TTGAAAATAGGACGATTCGTGTTCTGGATTGTTCTTTCTGGTCTAATTTTTGTTGTGGCGGCCGGGTGCCAGCCCGGATTCCAGCCGGAGTCCTACACCGATGATGCCGGCAGGATGGTAAACATAGCCGAAAGCCCGCAGAGAATCATATCACATGTGCCCAGCATCACCGAGATTATCTTTGCTATCGGTCTGGAGGAGAGGGTGGTTGGGGTTAGTGAGTATTGTGATTATCCCGAAGAAGCTAAACGGACAGAAAAGGTAGGGAGTTTCTCGAAGCCTTCCGTGGAAAAGATTGTTGATCTGGAACCGGACCTGGTACTGACCAATGGAGGAGATGAGCAGCTCATGGCACAGTTTGATAGCCTGGGGATAACCTACCTGGTTATTGACCCGGAGGACATTGACAGCATTTTAAGGGATATTGAATTGTTGGGCAAGGTTACCGGCGTGGAGAAGCAAGCCGGAGAACTTGTCGCCGATATGAGGGGCAGAATTTCGCGGGTTGCCGATAAAGTAAAGGGCGCTCCCAGCGTCAGGGTCTTCTATACCTTTGCCGTTACTGACCTCAATAATCCCTGGACGGCCGGTCCTGGCTCCTTTATTGATTCCTTAATCGCTATGTCAGGAGCGGAAAATATCGCGGCCGTGGTCCAGTCCCCTTATGCTAAACTCAGTATCGAAGAGATAGTAAGTTCTGACCCTGAAGTTATTATTCTGGGCATCCGCCATGGATATCTACCGGAGACGACAGTAGAGCAGCTCCGGGAGCACCCGGTATGGCGGCAGATAACCGCGGTAAAGCAGGGTAGGGTTTATACTGTTGATGGAGACCTGCTGAACCGCCCCGGGCCACGTATTGTCCAGGGATTGGAGGAGATTGCCCGCTTCATTCACCCGGAATTATTCGAGTAG
- a CDS encoding cupin domain-containing protein, giving the protein MAKTEQEIHEVESIPWKPVEGYPGVYEKVLNEDRRAGSISRLLRYDPGTVFDEVLNHDFYEEIYVLAGTLIDEGKNLILKAGYYGYRHPGMRHGPYRSPDGMMTFEIRTYQG; this is encoded by the coding sequence ATGGCAAAAACCGAGCAGGAAATTCATGAAGTGGAAAGCATCCCCTGGAAACCGGTAGAGGGCTACCCGGGAGTTTATGAAAAAGTGCTCAATGAAGACCGGAGAGCAGGCAGTATTAGTCGACTGCTGAGGTACGATCCGGGCACGGTCTTCGATGAAGTGCTGAACCATGATTTCTACGAAGAAATCTACGTTCTTGCCGGGACATTGATCGATGAGGGGAAGAACCTGATATTAAAAGCCGGTTACTATGGCTACCGCCATCCCGGTATGAGACACGGGCCGTACCGCTCGCCGGACGGAATGATGACCTTTGAGATTAGAACGTATCAGGGATAA
- a CDS encoding DUF2848 family protein codes for MKDLNLTLKTATGTQPVSFKVKRMVNAGYVGRDQETVVKHIEELKKEGVPAPDEVPTLYPVAPYLITTEETLEPIDDYTSGEAEFVLFLEKDKMYVGAGSDHTDRKLEAASIVKAKQMCPNVVSSVVWPYDEVKRNWDELILRSWTEKDGQRILYQEARLASILTIEDLLAFIRSRVKDEDFNNMVIYSGTIPLLGGEAIFGDSFEVELHNPETGDSLWCRYQVKPMDYL; via the coding sequence ATGAAAGACTTAAATTTAACACTAAAGACAGCCACAGGAACGCAGCCGGTCAGCTTCAAGGTCAAGCGCATGGTAAATGCCGGTTATGTAGGCAGAGACCAGGAAACTGTCGTCAAGCATATCGAGGAGCTGAAGAAAGAGGGGGTCCCTGCCCCGGATGAAGTGCCGACACTCTATCCGGTAGCGCCCTATCTGATAACCACCGAGGAGACGTTAGAGCCGATTGACGACTACACCTCGGGAGAAGCCGAATTTGTCCTTTTCCTGGAGAAGGACAAAATGTATGTCGGCGCCGGCAGCGACCACACTGACCGGAAGCTGGAAGCCGCGAGCATCGTCAAAGCCAAACAGATGTGTCCCAACGTGGTCTCTTCAGTGGTCTGGCCGTATGATGAAGTCAAAAGGAACTGGGATGAGCTTATCCTGCGAAGCTGGACAGAGAAGGACGGGCAGAGGATACTGTACCAGGAAGCCAGACTAGCGTCCATTCTCACTATCGAGGATTTACTCGCCTTTATCAGGAGCCGGGTAAAGGATGAAGACTTTAATAATATGGTTATCTATTCGGGCACCATCCCTCTCCTCGGGGGTGAAGCGATCTTCGGCGACAGCTTTGAGGTGGAGCTGCATAATCCTGAAACCGGCGATTCCCTGTGGTGCCGTTATCAGGTCAAGCCCATGGACTATCTGTAA
- a CDS encoding 2-oxoacid:acceptor oxidoreductase subunit alpha, which yields MPVDINFIVGGEAGQGVQSVGFLLAKTLARGGYYVFADQDYESRIRGGHNFFRVRARDTEVSAIAEPVNILLTLNKESIDLHRDELAPGGVIIFDGEQIKDAGDSSNLFSVPLERLAEEKAGGKLMSNTVSLGAALGLVKYDFEVLSKVLQEHFGSEKIGKDNVKAARAGYEYARQNFQGDFDFHLKPVSDARRMLLTGNEAIALGAIAAGCKFMAAYPMTPTTSIMEYIAAKAKDMGMVMVHAEDEIAAVNMAIGASYAGVRAMTATSGSGFCLMVEGVGLAGITETPLVVINGQRPGPATGLPTRTEQGDLDFVLHASHGEFPRTILAPATVEGCFWSTVKAFNLAEKYQVPAFILTDHVLATSYTTIDPFDLSGVTIDRGLLFNKKASREYKRHAITKSGVSPRAFPGQPGIVVSTDADEHDESGHMIEDAETRIRMVQKRMRKLDGLKKEITPPELYGPRKAETTLIGWGSTGGALREAVDILRHEKVSVNLLHFNELWPFPAEAFADALKKSGSSYVIENNATGQLARLIRAETGIKVSGKILKYDGRPFTPAYIARAIIEGGSSIGKDS from the coding sequence ATGCCGGTTGATATCAATTTCATAGTCGGTGGTGAAGCCGGACAGGGAGTGCAATCCGTCGGTTTTTTACTGGCCAAGACCCTCGCCAGGGGTGGATACTATGTTTTTGCTGACCAGGACTATGAATCGAGAATACGGGGCGGCCATAACTTCTTCCGGGTCAGGGCCAGGGACACTGAAGTAAGCGCCATTGCCGAGCCGGTAAACATACTGCTTACCCTGAACAAGGAAAGCATTGACCTGCACCGTGATGAATTAGCCCCCGGGGGTGTTATTATCTTCGACGGCGAACAGATAAAAGACGCCGGTGACAGCAGTAACTTGTTCAGCGTACCTCTGGAAAGGCTGGCTGAAGAAAAGGCCGGAGGCAAGCTCATGTCCAATACGGTATCGCTGGGAGCCGCCCTCGGCCTGGTAAAATACGACTTCGAGGTACTGTCGAAAGTCTTACAGGAACACTTCGGCAGCGAAAAAATTGGCAAGGATAATGTGAAGGCAGCCAGGGCTGGCTACGAATATGCCCGGCAGAATTTCCAGGGCGACTTTGACTTTCATCTCAAGCCGGTCAGTGACGCCAGAAGAATGTTGCTTACCGGCAATGAAGCCATCGCGCTGGGAGCAATCGCCGCCGGCTGTAAATTCATGGCGGCTTACCCGATGACTCCCACAACATCAATCATGGAATATATCGCGGCTAAAGCCAAAGACATGGGAATGGTAATGGTGCACGCCGAAGACGAAATAGCGGCGGTCAATATGGCCATCGGCGCCAGTTATGCCGGCGTCAGAGCCATGACCGCCACCTCCGGCAGCGGCTTCTGCCTCATGGTGGAGGGGGTGGGACTGGCCGGGATAACTGAAACGCCGCTGGTGGTCATCAACGGCCAGCGTCCCGGCCCGGCTACCGGACTACCCACTCGCACCGAGCAGGGCGACCTCGATTTTGTCCTTCACGCTTCCCACGGAGAGTTCCCCAGGACAATACTGGCGCCGGCTACTGTTGAGGGATGTTTCTGGTCAACCGTCAAAGCTTTCAATCTGGCGGAAAAGTACCAGGTGCCCGCCTTTATACTGACCGACCATGTCCTGGCCACCTCCTATACCACGATCGACCCGTTTGACCTCTCCGGGGTAACCATTGACCGGGGGCTTCTCTTTAACAAGAAAGCCAGCAGGGAATACAAAAGACACGCCATAACCAAATCAGGCGTTTCACCCCGGGCTTTCCCCGGGCAGCCGGGAATCGTGGTATCAACCGACGCCGATGAACACGATGAATCCGGTCACATGATTGAGGATGCCGAGACCAGGATACGGATGGTACAAAAACGAATGCGCAAGCTCGACGGACTGAAGAAGGAGATCACGCCCCCGGAATTATACGGCCCCAGGAAAGCGGAGACGACCCTTATCGGCTGGGGGAGCACCGGCGGCGCTCTCCGTGAAGCCGTGGACATACTGCGCCATGAAAAGGTCAGTGTCAACCTGCTCCACTTTAACGAACTCTGGCCCTTCCCGGCTGAGGCGTTCGCTGATGCCTTAAAGAAAAGCGGTAGCAGCTACGTAATTGAAAATAACGCCACCGGGCAGCTTGCCCGTCTCATCCG